A window of Plantibacter sp. PA-3-X8 genomic DNA:
GGGCCGTCCAGTTCAGCGCCTGGATCACCGGTCCAGAGGAGGAGTGCGTCCCGGGCGAGCGTGCCCGCGGTGTGCGGGTCGGCGGCGCGGATGGCCGTCGACGCCGCATCGGCCGCCTGCGCGGCGACGTGGAGGTCGACCAGGGACTGGTCGATCGACAGTCGATAGCCGGCGGCCGAGGAGTCGATGAGGTCGGGCGCCGACACGGCGCGCACCCGTGAGACCAGGGTCTGCAGCGCGGCTTTGGCACCCGCGGGCGGTGCGTCGTCCCACAGCTCGTCGATGAGGGCGGCCGTCGACACGGCGCGCCGGTCCGCGAGCACCAGGATCGTCACCAGCGCTTTGGCGAGCCGGCCGCCGGGTTCGACGAGCCGACCGGTGCGTCCCTCGACGAGCACCGGCCCCAGGACGGTCACTCGGAGGTTCGACGCAGGCACGTCACGAGTGTATCCAGGGCTCGTTACTTGGACCGGCCCGGTCACTGAGCCTGTCGAAGTGCGGTCCGTCGACACGCTCAGGGAACGGGTGTGGGAGCCCTCAGCGCAGGGTCTTGCGGGCGGTGATCTGGCCGGTGTCGAAGCCGAGCAGATGGAGGCCACCGTGGAACCGGGCGTGCTCCACCTTGATGCAGCGGTCCATCACGACGTTCAGACCCTTCGACTCGCCGTACTCGGCCGCCTCCTGGTTCCAGATGCCGAGCTGCACCCACACCGTCGGTGCTCCGATGGCGACGACCTCGTCGATGACCTGGGGGATGTCGCTCGCCTTGCGGAAGACGTCGACGATGTCGGGTACCTCCGGCAGGGAGGCGAGGTCGGGGTAGGCGGGCTGACCGAGGATCTCCGTGGCGTTCGGGTTCACGAAGTAGATCGTGAAGTCGCTCGACTGCTGCAGGTAGGTGCCCACGAAGTACGAGGAACGCGCCGGGTTCGGGGAGGCGCCGACGATCGCGACGGACTTCGCCTCGCGGAGGAGCTTCAGGCGGGCCTTCGCGTCGGGGCCCACCCACGTGCGCTGCGAACGCAGCAGCTTCGCGAGCGGCGAGTCGGCGGGCAGCGAGCAGGTGAGGCCGTTGGTGAGCCGGACCGTCTCGGTCGCGTCCTGGTCGGTCTCGGTCACTGCCGCGTCCGCACCGGTCAAGGTCGCGTCCTCACCGGTCACTGCCGCGTCCACACCGGTCACTGTCGCGTCCACACCGGTCACTGAGCTTGTCGAAGTGCTCATGCCACTACTCCTTCACCGCTGCGGCGAGCGCCTGGTCGAGGTCGTAGATGATGTCGTCAGGGTCCTCGATACCGACGCTCAGCCGGACGATGCCCGGCAGCACACCGGCGTCGACGAGTTGCTGGTCGGACAGCTGTGCGTGCGTCGTCGATGCGGGGTGGATGATGAGCGTCTTCGCGTCGCCGATGTTCGCCAGGTGGCTCGCGAGGTCGACGGACTCGATGAGCTTCTGGCCGACCTGACGGCCACCCTTCACCTCGAAGCTGAAGACCGAGCCCGGGCCCTTCGGCAGGTACTTGTTCGCGCGCTCGTGGTGCGGGTGGGCCGGGAGCCCGGCCCAGTTGACGGCGGCGATGCGCGGGTCGGCGTCGAGCCACTCGGCGACGATCCGCGCGTTGTCGACGTGGGCCTGGATCCGGAACGGCAGCGTCTCGACGCCCTGGGCGAGGAGGAAGGCCGAGTGCGGTGCGAGCGCCGGACCGATGTCGCGGAGCTGCTCGGCGCGCAGCCGGGTGAGGAAGGCGTACTCGCCGAAGTTGCCCGACCACTGCAGGCCGCCGTAGCTCGGGACGGGCTGGCCGAACAGGGGGAACTTGTCGGTGTTCCAGTCGAAGCGCCCGCTCTCGACGACGACACCGCCGAGGGTCGTTCCGTGGCCGCCGAGGAACTTGGTGGCCGAGTGCGTGACGATGTCGGCACCCCACTCGATCGGGCGGTTGAGGTAGGGCGTCGCGATGGTCGAGTCGATGATGAGCGGAATGCCGTGCGCGTGCGCGACGTCGGCGAGGCCCTCGATGTCGGCGATCTCGCCCGAGGGGTTCGCGACCGTCTCGGCGAAGACGAGCTTCGTGTTCTCCTGGATGGCGGCGGCGTAGTCGGCGGCGTCGGAGGACTGCACGAAGGTGGTCTCGATGCCGAACCGGCGGAGGGTGACGTCGAGCTGCGTGATCGAGCCGCCGTAGAGGTTGGCCGAGGCGACGATGTGGTCGCCCTGTCCGGCCAGCGAGGCGAAGGTGATGTACTGCGCGGCGAGGCCGGAAGCGGTCGCGACGGCACCGAGGCCGCCCTCGAGGCTGGCGATGCGCTCCTCGAAGCTCGCGACCGTCGGGTTGGCGAGGCGGGAGTAGATGTTCCCGTACTTCTGCAGGGCGAAGCGCGCGGCGGCGTCGGCGGTGTCGTCGAAGACGAAGGCGCTCGACTGGTAGATGGGCAGCGCCCGTGCGCCGGTCACCTGGTCGGGGATGTTGCCCGCGTGGATCGCACGCGTGCGGAAGCCATACTCACGATCTGCCATGCGTTCACGCTACCGGAGCACCGTCGAGCGCTTCACCGTGCTGCAACATTGCGTCGCATTCGACCGCACTGCACAGGGCCTGCCCAGGGCGTCGGCGTATCGTGTGGGACACAGCCCTCATCGGGCTGCCGGACGAGGGCGCAGTACCCGGAACGCGACAAGACTGACCACTGAGGAGTGATCGTCATGTCTTGGATCGTACTCATCGCGTCCGGTGTCCTGGAAGCCGTCTGGGCCACCGCGCTCGGCAAGTCCGAGGGCTTCACGAAGCTCTGGCCGACCGTGACGTTCGCGGGGGCGCTCGTGCTCAGCATGGCCGGCCTCGCCTGGGCCATGCGCGACATCCCGGTGGGCACCGCCTACGCGGTCTGGGTCGGGATCGGCGCAGCGCTCACCGTCGGATACGCCATGACCTTCGGCGGCGAGCAGCTGTCGGTCGTCAAGGTGCTGCTCATCCTCGGGCTCATCGGCTGCGTCATCGGCCTGAAGATCGTGGGCGGCGAGCACTAGCCGCGCTGGTCGGGCACGCACGCCTTCCTCAGGCCAGGTGCACCGCTCCGAGCGCGAGCACCGCGATGAGGAGCCAGGAGACGAGCCCGACGACGAGCGCGCGCCACCCGGTGGTGACGAGCGTGCGGACGCGGATCGCGGCGCCGAGTGCGAAGAGCGCCATCGCCAGCAGTGCGGTCTGCACGCCGTCGGCGACGTCGAGGACGAGCTCGGGCACCGGGAGCACGGTGCGGACGAGGACCGCGGCGATGAAGCCCGCGACGAACAGCGGGACGATCGGCGGTCGGGCTGCGGTCGCGGTCCCGTCGGCATCGACCTGAGCACCGGCGCCGGCCGACACCGCCAGGAGTCGGCGGCGCTCGATCATCGCGGCGGCGGCGACCATGGGGGCGAGGAGCACGACGCGGGTCAGCTTGACGACGACGGCGATCGCGAGTGCGCTCGTGCCGGCGATCTGGGCGGTCGCGACGACCTGACCCACGTCGTGCACGCTCGCCCCCACCCAGTGGCCGAACTGCTCGTCACTGAGCCCGAGTGGGCCGCGGAGTGCCGGGAGGACGAAGATCGCGAGGGTCCCGCAGAGGGTGACGAGCGCGACGGGCGTCGCCTGCTCCTCGTCCTTCGCCTTCACGACGCCGCTCATCGCGCCGATGGCGGAGGCGCCGCAGATGGAGAAGCCCGTGGCGATGAGGAGCGGTTCGGGGCCCGCGAGCCCGAGTCTCCGGCCGAGCCAGAGGGTGACGAAGAAGGTGACGACGACGATCGCGACCGTGGTGGCGAGCGTGACCCACCCCAGGCCGGCGATGTCGACGAGGCTCAGCTTCAGCCCCAGCAGGACGACACCGATCCGCATGAACCGTTTCGCGCTCATGCCGAGTCCCGGCTTCAGGACGCCCGCCGCGAGCCGCTGGAACGCGGGGAGCTGGCCCACCACCATGCCGAGCAGGACGCTCGCGGTCAGCAGCGGGACGACCGGCAGGAGGGTGTGGAGGCCCAGGGCGGCGAGCGCCGCTGCACCGGCGACGAGCACCCCTGGGAGCGCCTTCATCGTCGGCCTCCCGTCACACCCATGACGGCAACCAGGCGTGCAGGTGCCAGAACCAGTAGGGCACGGTGATGGCGGTCCAGAGCGGATACCAGAAGATGCTCAACAGCGTCGTGATGGTCACGAACACCCCGATGACGCCGACGCCGGCGAACCGTCGTTCCTCCGGGTCGTCGCGGGACCCGAGGATCTTCCCGATCGCGAAGACGAGCGCCAGGATGAGGTACGGCTCGAAGACGATCGTGTAGAACTGGAACACCGTCCGGTTCAGGTAGAGCAGCCAGGGCAGGTACCCCGCTGCGACCCCGAGGACGATGAGCCCGACCTGCCACTCGCGGTACCGGACGAGCCGGTAGACGCAGTACCCGAGCGCGACGGCGGCGCCCCACCAGATGAGCGGGTTGCCGATCGAGGTGATCGCGGAGGAGCAGGCGTCCCACGCGCAGTCGTCGGTCCCGGTGGCGGGGGACTGGTAGTACATGCTCGTCGGCCGGATCATGAGCAGCCAGCCGAGCGGGTTCGCGGCGTAGGGGTGCGGGGTGCTGAGGCCGACGTGGAAGCTGTAGGCGCTCTGGTGGTAGTGCAGGAGGCTCTGGAACCAGTGGGGGACCCACGCGAAGGTCCCGGTCCAGGCGTTCCCCACCGCGTCCGCCCACTGGCGGTCGTACCCGCCGGACGTCCTGATCCACCCGGTCCAGCTGGCGAGGTACACGACGGCGGCCACGGGGACGAGGGTCACGAAGGACACGGGGCCCTGCTTGAGGACCGCCGCGCTCGCCCACAGGGTGAGGCCCAGTCGGCGTCGGAGCAGGAGATCCGTGACGATCACGTACACGCCGAACGCGGCGAGGAAGTACAGTCCGTTCCACTTGACCGCGGTGGCCGCGCCGAACGCGACCCCTGCGGCGAGCAGCCATGGCCGCCACCAGAGGACGGGACCCCAGGCCGGATCGGCGCCCCTCGCCCGGGCGGACGCGACCTTCGCCGCCAGGCGTGACGCGTGCCACGACCGGTCCAACAGGATCGCGCCGAATCCCGCGAGCACGAAGAACATCACGAAGTTGTCGAGCAGCGAGACCCGGGCCATGACGATCGCGTGCCCGTCGATCGCGAACAGGAACCCGGCCAGGACGGCGAGGATCGACGAGGTGAACAACCGCTTGGCGATGAGCGTGACGAGCAGGACCGCGAGCGTTCCGGCGATCACGGTGGAGATGCGCCACCCGGTGCTGTCGTCGATGCCGAACACGGCGATGCCGAGCGCGATCAGCCACTTGCCGAGTGGTGGGTGCACGACGTAGGAGGGATTCGTGCTCGGGCTGCCCGCGTCGCCGTTCGCGAAGCCCTCGTCGGCCCCGTCCGGCCAGGTGCTCTCGTAGCCGTTCAGCCACAGCGACCACGAGTCCTTCACGTAGAAGGTCTCGTCGAAGACGAGCGAGTGCGGGTGACCGAGGTTCCAGAACCGCAGCACGAACGCGAGGAGCGTCACGGCGGCTGGGCCGCCCCAGATCCAGAGCTTCCGGCGGCGCTCGGTGCGGAGCATCCGCTCCCACCAGCGGTCGAGGCGGGATCCCGTCACAGGGGCTTCCAG
This region includes:
- a CDS encoding CoA-binding protein yields the protein MLRSQRTWVGPDAKARLKLLREAKSVAIVGASPNPARSSYFVGTYLQQSSDFTIYFVNPNATEILGQPAYPDLASLPEVPDIVDVFRKASDIPQVIDEVVAIGAPTVWVQLGIWNQEAAEYGESKGLNVVMDRCIKVEHARFHGGLHLLGFDTGQITARKTLR
- a CDS encoding O-acetylhomoserine aminocarboxypropyltransferase/cysteine synthase family protein, which gives rise to MADREYGFRTRAIHAGNIPDQVTGARALPIYQSSAFVFDDTADAAARFALQKYGNIYSRLANPTVASFEERIASLEGGLGAVATASGLAAQYITFASLAGQGDHIVASANLYGGSITQLDVTLRRFGIETTFVQSSDAADYAAAIQENTKLVFAETVANPSGEIADIEGLADVAHAHGIPLIIDSTIATPYLNRPIEWGADIVTHSATKFLGGHGTTLGGVVVESGRFDWNTDKFPLFGQPVPSYGGLQWSGNFGEYAFLTRLRAEQLRDIGPALAPHSAFLLAQGVETLPFRIQAHVDNARIVAEWLDADPRIAAVNWAGLPAHPHHERANKYLPKGPGSVFSFEVKGGRQVGQKLIESVDLASHLANIGDAKTLIIHPASTTHAQLSDQQLVDAGVLPGIVRLSVGIEDPDDIIYDLDQALAAAVKE
- a CDS encoding multidrug efflux SMR transporter; the protein is MSWIVLIASGVLEAVWATALGKSEGFTKLWPTVTFAGALVLSMAGLAWAMRDIPVGTAYAVWVGIGAALTVGYAMTFGGEQLSVVKVLLILGLIGCVIGLKIVGGEH
- a CDS encoding YeiH family protein; translated protein: MKALPGVLVAGAAALAALGLHTLLPVVPLLTASVLLGMVVGQLPAFQRLAAGVLKPGLGMSAKRFMRIGVVLLGLKLSLVDIAGLGWVTLATTVAIVVVTFFVTLWLGRRLGLAGPEPLLIATGFSICGASAIGAMSGVVKAKDEEQATPVALVTLCGTLAIFVLPALRGPLGLSDEQFGHWVGASVHDVGQVVATAQIAGTSALAIAVVVKLTRVVLLAPMVAAAAMIERRRLLAVSAGAGAQVDADGTATAARPPIVPLFVAGFIAAVLVRTVLPVPELVLDVADGVQTALLAMALFALGAAIRVRTLVTTGWRALVVGLVSWLLIAVLALGAVHLA
- a CDS encoding dolichyl-phosphate-mannose--protein mannosyltransferase, producing MTGSRLDRWWERMLRTERRRKLWIWGGPAAVTLLAFVLRFWNLGHPHSLVFDETFYVKDSWSLWLNGYESTWPDGADEGFANGDAGSPSTNPSYVVHPPLGKWLIALGIAVFGIDDSTGWRISTVIAGTLAVLLVTLIAKRLFTSSILAVLAGFLFAIDGHAIVMARVSLLDNFVMFFVLAGFGAILLDRSWHASRLAAKVASARARGADPAWGPVLWWRPWLLAAGVAFGAATAVKWNGLYFLAAFGVYVIVTDLLLRRRLGLTLWASAAVLKQGPVSFVTLVPVAAVVYLASWTGWIRTSGGYDRQWADAVGNAWTGTFAWVPHWFQSLLHYHQSAYSFHVGLSTPHPYAANPLGWLLMIRPTSMYYQSPATGTDDCAWDACSSAITSIGNPLIWWGAAVALGYCVYRLVRYREWQVGLIVLGVAAGYLPWLLYLNRTVFQFYTIVFEPYLILALVFAIGKILGSRDDPEERRFAGVGVIGVFVTITTLLSIFWYPLWTAITVPYWFWHLHAWLPSWV